One Saccharomyces kudriavzevii IFO 1802 strain IFO1802 genome assembly, chromosome: 7 DNA segment encodes these proteins:
- the HEM2 gene encoding porphobilinogen synthase HEM2 (similar to Saccharomyces cerevisiae HEM2 (YGL040C); ancestral locus Anc_4.70) yields the protein MHTAEFLEIEPTEISSVLAGGYNHPLLRQWQSERQLTKNMLIFPLFISDNPDDFTEIDSLPNINRIGVNRLKDYLKPLVNKGLRSVILFGVPLIPGTKDPVGTAADDPAGPVIQGIKFIRENFPELYIICDVCLCEYTSHGHCGVLYDDGTINRERSVSRLAAVAVNYAKAGAHCVAPSDMIDGRIKDIKRGLINADLAHKTFVLSYAAKFSGNLYGPFRDAACSAPSNGDRKCYQLPPAGRGLARRALERDMGEGADGIIVKPSTFYLDIMRDASEICKDLPICAYHVSGEYAMLHAAAEKGVVDLKTIAFESHQGFLRAGARLIITYLAPEFLDWLDEEN from the coding sequence ATGCATACAGctgaatttttggaaattgaGCCAACAGAAATCTCATCTGTCTTAGCAGGTGGTTACAATCATCCACTGTTGAGACAGTGGCAAAGTGAGCGCCAACTGACCAAAAACATGTTGATCTTCCCATTATTTATTTCTGATAATCCAGACGACTTCACTGAAATTGACTCCTTACCCAATATCAATAGAATTGGTGTCAATAGATTAAAGGACTACCTGAAACCATTAGTCAACAAGGGCTTACGTTCCGTAATCTTGTTTGGTGTGCCTTTGATTCCTGGTACAAAGGATCCTGTTGGTACCGCAGCTGACGATCCAGCAGGGCCTGTTATCCAAGgtatcaaattcattcgTGAAAACTTCCCGGAATTGTACATTATTTGCGATGTCTGCCTTTGTGAATATACTTCTCATGGCCATTGTGGGGTTTTGTACGATGATGGCACCATAAATAGAGAACGTAGTGTCTCTAGATTAGCTGCCGTAGCAGTCAACTACGCAAAGGCCGGTGCGCATTGTGTGGCTCCAAGTGATATGATTGATGGTAGAATCAAAGATATCAAGAGAGGCTTGATAAATGCCGATTTAGCCCATAAGACCTTTGTCTTATCTTATGCCGCCAAGTTCAGCGGTAACCTGTATGGGCCCTTCCGCGATGCTGCTTGTTCAGCTCCCTCCAATGGTGATAGAAAGTGTTACCAATTGCCTCCTGCTGGTCGTGGTTTGGCCCGTAGGGCGTTAGAAAGAGATATGGGCGAAGGTGCCGATGGTATCATTGTCAAGCCTTCTACTTTCTATTTAGATATAATGAGGGATGCAAGTGAAATTTGTAAAGACTTGCCAATTTGCGCCTATCATGTCTCAGGTGAATACGCAATGCTACATGCTGCTGCCGAAAAGGGTGTTGTTGATTTGAAGACTATCGCTTTTGAATCTCACCAAGGTTTTTTGAGAGCAGGTGCAAGATTAATCATTACTTATTTGGCTCCTGAATTCTTGGACTGGctggatgaagaaaactga
- the SKDI07G2160 gene encoding carbonyl reductase (NADPH-dependent) (similar to Saccharomyces cerevisiae YGL039W) → MTSEKTTVFVSGATGFIALHVVDDLLKAGYKVIGSGRSKEKNDGLLKKFNNNPNLSMEVVEDIAAPNAFDEAFQKRGKDIKVVLHIASPVQFNTTDFENDLLIPAVNGTESILEAIKKYAADTVEKVVITSSVAALAAPTDMSNNGFVVNEESWNKDTWESCQADAITAYCGSKKFAERAAWDFVKENQSAIKFTISTINPGFVFGPQLFTNSLKNGINSSSAIIAKLVRSKASGKFYNFSGPFIDVRDVSKAHLAAFENPKCAGRRLFLCEDLFCSQDVVDVLNEEFPQLKGKIATGEPGSGPGYLAKNCCKCDNSETKRLLGFKFHSFKNCIVDTASQLLEVQNEA, encoded by the coding sequence ATGACTTCTGAAAAAACCACTGTATTCGTTTCTGGTGCTACTGGTTTCATTGCTTTACATGTTGTGGATGATTTGCTGAAAGCAGGTTACAAAGTCATCGGTTCAGGTAgatctaaagaaaaaaacgatggtttattgaaaaaattcaataacaaTCCCAATCTTTCGATGGAAGTTGTCGAGGACATCGCTGCTCCGAATGCTTTTGATGAAGCTTTTCAAAAGCGTGGTAAAGATATCAAGGTTGTTCTGCACATTGCTTCCCCAGTACAATTCAACACCactgattttgaaaacgaTCTGCTGATTCCGGCTGTCAATGGCACCGAATCAATTTTAGAGGCAATTAAAAAGTATGCCGCAGATACTGTTGAAAAAGTCGTCATTACTTCTTCTGTTGCTGCCCTTGCAGCACCTACGGATATGAGCAACAATGGCTTCGTTGTTAACGAGGAGAGCTGGAACAAAGACACCTGGGAAAGCTGTCAAGCCGATGCCATTACCGCGTACTGCGGTTCCAAAAAGTTTGCTGAAAGGGCTGCTTGGGACtttgtcaaagaaaatcaatCAGCCATCAAGTTTACAATTTCCACTATCAACCCAGGGTTCGTTTTTGGCCCTCAACTGTTCACAAATTCACTTAAAAACGGAATAAATAGTTCTTCAGCTATTATTGCCAAATTAGTCCGTTCTAAAGCGAGTGGCAAATTTTATAATTTCAGCGGTCCATTTATTGACGTCCGTGACGTCTCAAAAGCTCACTTAGCTGCATTTGAAAACCCAAAGTGTGCCGGCAGAAGATTATTCTTGTGTGAGGATTTATTCTGTTCCCAAGATGTAGTCGACGTCCTGAACGAGGAATTTCCGCAATTAAAGGGTAAGATAGCTACTGGTGAACCTGGCAGCGGTCCAGGCtatttggcaaaaaatTGTTGCAAGTGCGACAACTCTGAGACCAAAAGGTTGTTGGGATTCAAATTTCACAGCTTCAAGAATTGCATTGTTGATACTGCATCACAACTGCTAGAAGTTCAAAATGAAGCCTGA
- the OCH1 gene encoding initiation-specific alpha-1,6-mannosyltransferase (similar to Saccharomyces cerevisiae OCH1 (YGL038C); ancestral locus Anc_4.74): MSRMLPHLLATRKSKTIIVAVLLFYSLLSFHLSNKRLLSQFHPSKSDYKKTLLPTTSHLQDLNLRKQSAVGKKKTHLYSLRDQLSFAFPYDPQSPIPQRVWQTWKVGTDSEDFPSNFRTCQKTWSGSSHYQYSLIPDDSTIPFLENLYAPVPLVVQAFKLMPKNILKADFFRYLVLFARGGVYSDIDTRLLKPIDSWPSKRKSWLDDIINVNIAIPYKNLKVSPPTSSKISQQPGLVIGIEADPDRVDWNDHYARRIQFCQWTIQAKPGHPILRELILNITASTLMSVKNSGVPIGDMIDSRYKDDYNVNIRKERHKDRTDKHSESENNEEVDVMNWTGPGIFSDIIFEYLNNALEHNDDILLVNPNLTKDDSDSASMPADEVDSSGSAKSTRKFYKKISASLQSSNLVPWEFFSFMKKPVIVDDVMVLPITSFSPDAGHMGSKSSDDESAYVKHMFDGSWKEDNVKSAGHK, from the coding sequence ATGTCCAGGATGCTACCCCATCTGCTTGCCACGAGGAAATCAAAGACGATAATCGTAGCCgtgcttcttttttactcttTGTTGTCATTTCATCTGTCTAACAAAAGGTTGCTTTCTCAATTTCACCCAAGTAAAAGTGATTATAAGAAGACGCTTCTCCCCACGACTTCGCATTTACAAGATCTAAATCTCAGGAAACAAAGTGCGGTtggcaagaagaaaacccATCTGTACAGTTTACGTGATCAATTGTCATTTGCGTTCCCTTACGACCCTCAGTCTCCAATTCCGCAGAGAGTATGGCAAACCTGGAAAGTTGGCACAGATAGTGAGGATTTTCCCTCCAATTTCAGAACTTGTCAGAAAACATGGTCAGGTTCATCACATTACCAATATTCTTTGATTCCAGATGACTCCACCATCCCATTCTTGGAGAATCTTTACGCACCCGTACCACTAGTTGTTCAAGCGTTTAAGTTGATGCCTAAAAATATATTGAAGGCGGACTTTTTTAGGTATTTAGTGTTATTCGCAAGAGGTGGTGTTTACTCAGATATAGACACCAGGCTTTTAAAGCCGATCGACTCATGGCCTTCCAAGAGGAAATCATGGTTAGACGACATAATAAACGTGAACATCGCGATTCCTTATAAAAATCTAAAGGTCTCACCTCCCACAAGCAGTAAAATATCACAGCAACCGGGACTAGTCATCGGCATTGAGGCTGATCCCGACAGAGTTGACTGGAATGACCATTATGCCCGTAGAATCCAGTTTTGTCAATGGACTATTCAAGCTAAGCCCGGCCATCCAATCCTCAGAgaattgattttgaatattaccGCATCAACTTTAATGAGCGTGAAAAACTCAGGCGTTCCTATCGGTGATATGATTGATTCAAGATATAAGGATGATTACAATGTTAACATTAGGAAGGAAAGACATAAGGACAGGACTGACAAACACTCCGAATCGGAAAATAACGAAGAAGTCGATGTAATGAATTGGACGGGTCCAGGCATTTTCTCTGACATCATCTTCGAATATTTAAACAATGCACTGGAACACAACGACGATATCCTACTGGTCAACCCAAACCTGACCAAGGACGATAGCGACAGCGCTTCTATGCCAGCAGATGAGGTTGACAGCAGTGGGTCAGCCAAATCGACAAGAAAgttctataaaaaaatatcagcaTCTTTGCAGTCGTCAAATTTAGTGCCGtgggaatttttttcctttatgAAGAAGCCTGTTATTGTAGATGATGTGATGGTTCTGCCAATAACAAGTTTTTCACCAGATGCTGGACACATGGGCTCCAAATCAAGTGATGACGAATCGGCTTATGTAAAGCATATGTTTGACGGGTCTTGGAAAGAAGATAATGTTAAAAGTGCTGGCCATAAATAA
- the PNC1 gene encoding nicotinamidase (similar to Saccharomyces cerevisiae PNC1 (YGL037C); ancestral locus Anc_4.75), protein MKTLIVVDMQNDFISPLGSLTVPKGEELINPISDLMQDPSRDWHRIVVTRDWHPSRHVSFAKNHKDKEPYSTYTYRSPRPGDDSTQEGILWPVHCVKNTWGSQLVDQIMEQVLTKHIKIVDKGFLTDREYYSAFHDIWNFHKTDMNKYLEKHHTDEVYVVGVALDYCVKATAISAAELGYKTTVLLDYTRSISEDPEAINKIKEELKAHNVNVVEK, encoded by the coding sequence atgaagactTTAATTGTTGTTGACATGCAAAATGACTTCATTTCCCCTTTGGGCTCCTTGACTGTCCCAAAAGGTGAGGAATTGATCAATCCCATTTCAGACCTGATGCAGGATCCTAGCAGAGACTGGCACAGAATTGTGGTTACAAGAGACTGGCACCCTTCCAGACATGTCTCGTTCGCCAAGAACCataaagataaagaacCTTATTCCACTTACACCTACCGTTCTCCAAGACCAGGCGATGATTCTACCCAGGAGGGTATCCTATGGCCTGTACACTGTGTAAAAAACACCTGGGGCAGTCAGTTGGTCGACCAGATAATGGAGCAGGTGCTCACCAAGCACATTAAGATTGTCGACAAGGGTTTCTTGACCGATCGTGAGTACTACTCTGCCTTCCACGATATTTGGAACTTCCACAAAACCGACATGAATAAGTATTTGGAAAAGCATCATACAGACGAAGTTTACGTTGTCGGCGTCGCTTTAGATTACTGTGTCAAGGCTACTGCCATTTCTGCCGCGGAACTAGGTTACAAGACCACCGTCCTGCTGGACTACACGAGATCCATCAGCGAGGATCCAGAAGCcatcaacaaaatcaaGGAAGAACTGAAGGCCCACAACGTCAACGTAGTGGAGAAATAA